A single Arachidicoccus sp. BS20 DNA region contains:
- a CDS encoding UvrD-helicase domain-containing protein — protein sequence MTEYTNEIDNPVDDVIYESIKPSSPQSFFLFAGAGSGKTRTLVNVLVRFKEEFGEEYKLRNKRIAIITYTNAAADEITHRLEYSSIFNVSTIHSFCWELIKSFTPDIKYWIKSNLIVEIAELEEQQSKSKDLNNKTSIGRAKKIESKNKRLLSLETIQKFIYNPNGDNLTKDSLNHTEVISITADFIKSKDLFKQILINKYPVILIDESQDTKKELIDALFELQNQYEERFSLGLFGDTMQRIYSDGKENLGIGLPEKWVKPAKKMNHRSKSRIIDLINKIREDIDGQEQLPRIENKGGVVRFFAVSRTKDKFETEEQIRQKMKEATKDDKWNGNDSEVMTLTLEHHMAARRMGFSNFFAPLYAVDRLKTGLLDGSSSSVNLFTKIVLPLYKAHIKKNKFEIANVIKQHSHLIDKQTLQNDGNKLELLHTANNKVNELLSLWNEDGHPTLIEILKKIQETNLFKIPPVLKVVLKRIDVNSDVEIEDDVTTEDDEVLIAWEEALKANFAEIVKYNEYINEESKFGTHQGVKGLEFERVMVIIDDEESKGFMFSYDKLFGLKPLTNTDKKNIDEGKETGIDRTMRLFYVACSRAKESLAIVAYADLPEELKKNVISNGWFNNDEIEVIL from the coding sequence ATGACTGAATATACTAATGAAATAGATAATCCAGTTGATGATGTGATTTATGAAAGTATTAAACCGTCATCGCCCCAAAGCTTTTTTCTTTTTGCAGGAGCAGGTTCAGGAAAAACGAGAACACTTGTAAATGTGTTGGTTCGTTTTAAAGAGGAGTTTGGAGAGGAATATAAATTAAGAAATAAAAGAATTGCAATTATTACATATACTAATGCCGCAGCCGATGAAATCACTCATAGGTTGGAATATAGTTCAATATTTAATGTTAGTACAATTCATAGTTTCTGTTGGGAATTAATAAAGAGTTTTACGCCCGATATAAAATACTGGATAAAGAGTAATTTGATTGTTGAAATAGCTGAATTAGAAGAGCAACAATCTAAAAGTAAAGATTTAAACAATAAGACATCTATTGGCAGAGCAAAAAAAATAGAATCCAAAAATAAAAGACTTTTATCACTTGAAACTATTCAAAAGTTCATTTATAATCCAAATGGGGATAATCTAACGAAAGATTCTTTAAATCACACAGAGGTAATTTCCATTACTGCTGATTTTATTAAATCAAAAGACTTGTTCAAACAAATCCTAATAAACAAGTACCCCGTTATCCTTATAGACGAAAGTCAGGATACTAAAAAGGAGTTAATAGATGCATTATTTGAACTTCAAAATCAATATGAAGAAAGATTTTCGTTAGGATTGTTTGGAGATACAATGCAAAGAATTTATTCAGATGGAAAGGAAAATTTGGGAATAGGATTACCAGAGAAATGGGTTAAACCTGCAAAAAAAATGAATCACCGTTCAAAATCAAGAATAATTGACCTTATAAATAAAATTAGAGAGGATATAGATGGTCAGGAACAATTACCGCGTATTGAAAATAAAGGCGGAGTTGTTAGATTCTTTGCTGTTTCTCGCACAAAGGATAAGTTTGAAACAGAAGAACAGATTCGCCAGAAAATGAAGGAGGCAACAAAAGATGATAAATGGAATGGGAATGATTCTGAGGTTATGACTTTAACATTGGAGCATCACATGGCTGCAAGAAGAATGGGATTCTCCAACTTCTTCGCACCTCTTTATGCTGTTGATAGGCTAAAAACAGGTTTGTTAGACGGGTCTTCATCTTCTGTTAATTTATTTACGAAAATTGTCTTGCCTTTATATAAAGCTCACATTAAGAAGAATAAATTCGAGATTGCTAATGTCATAAAACAGCATTCGCATTTAATAGATAAGCAGACATTACAAAATGATGGTAATAAATTAGAATTATTACATACTGCAAATAATAAAGTCAACGAATTATTGTCTTTATGGAATGAAGATGGTCATCCTACCTTAATAGAGATACTGAAAAAAATACAAGAAACCAATTTGTTTAAAATTCCACCCGTACTAAAAGTGGTTTTGAAAAGAATTGATGTTAATTCAGATGTTGAGATTGAAGATGATGTAACAACGGAAGATGATGAGGTTTTGATAGCTTGGGAAGAAGCATTGAAAGCCAATTTTGCTGAGATTGTAAAGTATAATGAATATATCAACGAAGAGTCGAAATTTGGAACGCATCAAGGTGTTAAGGGATTAGAGTTTGAGCGTGTTATGGTTATTATCGATGATGAAGAATCAAAAGGGTTCATGTTTAGCTACGATAAATTATTTGGACTAAAACCACTCACAAATACCGATAAGAAAAATATAGATGAAGGTAAAGAAACTGGAATAGATAGGACAATGCGATTGTTTTATGTTGCATGTAGTAGAGCTAAAGAAAGTTTGGCAATAGTTGCCTACGCAGACTTGCCAGAAGAATTAAAGAAAAATGTTATTAGTAATGGGTGGTTTAACAATGATGAAATAGAAGTTATCTTATAG